The genomic region CATCAATGGCAAATTTGGCCaatttttcaacatcattGGCATCACAAACATCACATGTTATGCCAACCACTTTTGCACGTTTCAGATTCTTACTAGATGAGCCACCTGCAGTCATACCTTCCTTGAGGTTCTCCTCGAGTTCTTTGATGGTCATGTCAACAGACTCAGGACTGTCTTCATAAAATCCAACAAGGATAATGTGTTGTGAGAACTGCACTGATAAAACTGTACAAAAAGTATCATAAACTAgggaaaattatcattttgtacTCCACCTGCGAGAAGCAACAACCACTCGATCTCCTGAAAGAAGAAATTCTCGAGCAAGTGCTTTTCCCAGTCCCCTAGTGCTACATCAGGCCAGTCAAACAGACATAACCACAACAGAAAAAACATAAGTTTCCTGCATCACCAATTTAGTAGGAACATATCTGTGTAAAATTTTGCTTACACCTAACTAAATATTATTTCAGGCCTTAAGTGAAACCGATAGTAAAGCTTACCgaagaaatttaaaatcaaatatcatttTGCAGACCATATATTGTACCTTCCGGTTATAACAACATTTCTTGGACCAGCTCGACAGTGTTCATCTAGAACCATATTAGCTCCAATCATTGTTCCAATGATAATCCCTCCAACCCAGCTATACCAAATCAGTGTGTTCATCTGACTGTCTCCACCTACAGAATTGAACTTTCAGAGATTGATTCttcttttaaagaataagGCATCTAAATCAGTTCAAATATCCACAAGTACTAAGATGTTCTTTGGCTAACCTGACAACTGAAAACCAGTCAAGAGTATCACTCCAGTGCTCAGCATGGTCACAATATATCTTCCTATTTGCATAGCAATCTGGCTcatgaaagaaacaaaaggttAAATCCAAGTTGAACTGATGCTTATACTGATCAATCTTGGATaacataattttgaaaaaatttagaaGCTGATAGCccatatcagccaataacaaAAACCCAGCAAACCATATATTTGCATAAATtactagaaaataaaattaaaaaaaaaacttgaaataCCTTTTTTAACCATTTATACAAATTCTAAAATCGGAATTCATTTAAACAAGCATAAACTCATTTACCTGACCAATTATAAagcataataaatatatttgaacTGAATTATATAGAACAAATTCCGTAAGGGAACCAAGAGAGGGATAAATTATAGATATAACTCACCGAAGAGAAAACTTCCTCAACTTTAGCCACAGCTttttcatattcatcttgAGATTGAGAACCAAACTTACTAACCCCAAAAACAGAAGATCTAAAAGATTTCCAAAACCCATCTCCTTGCTCCAACTTCACTTTGTTTTCCTTCACATCCCCATACTTTCCCTCACTTTccatctctttctcttccaCTTCCCCTCCATCTTCTCCCCGAAACGACCGACACCTTTGCACGTACACCCCGTTACGGTTTCTAGTTATAACGGGAAACCGTACAAAACAACCCCCTTTAAGCCAGTTCCGTTGTTGTTCCTCGAAACAAAAGTGTTGGTCTTTCTGGAAAGTACATAAGTGAAGCTTTGTCACTGCCGCCATTTTTGTAAGAGATTGGAACTGAAAACTGAAAGATTCAGTTCCAACTTTATTggcaatgaaaaaaaaatactaaaattaatcTTTCCTTTCGAAtaatgattttcttttcttcaaattatccaatttatttatttttttctgtcaagttttttactttatatagGTAAGGTAATACAGGcgtcataaaattaaaaatatcagGGAGATAGATTCGAAGCGGATCTTCGGTGGAGGAGTGTGATGACCACACGTTAAAGAAACCTAATCTGCTGCACTTTTGGTCGACACGTGGCGTTTGGGTTGGCGTTTTCTTGTCGTATTTCGTGGTGTTACGAGCAGGGGATGGGGATGGACGGTGACGCTTTTACGCCTTGAAGTTTTGGCTTTGGGCGGTTGGGTTTTTGGGTACTCAATCGGTTGAGTAATCCAAATAATAACCATTACCGCCAAGCGAGTTAGGACTTTGGGACTCAGTTTGGTTAGTTGACTTGACTGTGGGGATAAGTTGCCGACGAAGAATGGAGATGATGACGACCAAAGCAGCCATACATTAAGCTTCATCTAGTTTTGACAATAATGGAATAGTAATTGTCAGACAAGAATCAAATTTTCGAATTCTCCCCGTTTAAACTAATAAAGCCAATTCTGTTCGAGCCTTTTGTTGAACTTAAAGCCTGACTTTTGTTGAATGTAAATCATGTAGAAGGTTTTAAATGGATAAACACAATGGAAGATGTTTTTCGCGATGGCAGTACTTCGTCAGAGGTGTCTCTAGGCTGGCTTAAGTGGCTCCAGTTATACtaattcaatatattagtGATTGAAAAAACCAATCGAATATTTACAAAATCCCCAAAAAAACCTTCAACACCTTGTTCTCGCATTTGGAGTAGAAAAATTTGATGTAGAATTTGACTATTTATTCTCTTTGTTTCCCTCTAGAAAACAAAACTGCTGAGAGAAATCAcaccaaaaaattgaaaattgtgATGCTTAAAGAACTATGATAGATGGCTGCCTAAAGAATAAATGAGGTACCCACAAGataaatttgactttaaattaaaataaaaaaaaataattttttaaaggtAAACGAGTCAcaacataataattatttgaaaatttataaattattttaaaaaatataattaagtttttatatttttattttaaatgaaataagtttttatatttttattttgaatcaaataaattttaataattaatgattgattttgttaaaatattattttatgtcatgtGATATTGACGTAATATGTTAACACatcataattgataatgatttgatatattaatttgacattataatataattatttaatattttttaccGTACACATAAACGTTATATTAATatcatatgaatataaaatgataaatggtattttgattaataataattaatttattattaattataaaaatttatttgatttaaaataaaaatataaaaaattaattaaatataataaaaatataaacaaatttaaaattttatttaaacattatacttttaaaaaatctattaATATGCATTAATTCTACACCTTTTCCCAACCAAATGCTTAATAGACTGTTGGACCCCGTGACAATGAAAGAAAGATTGCATTATTGGAAAGAATGATTTAAACAAAATAGCATTATGTACTACATTCTTACAAAGAGAGCAACCAAATAACAGATAGCTTATTTCATGCATTTGTTAAACTGGCCTCCTTTACTTACCAACATGGGAATGATTAGAGATCAGCTGGACAACAGCTCATTATTTCCACTGTTCAGCTCATAGGTTGTAATCTACTGTATCGGTCCCTCCGATAATAAGTCAACAACTAGAATGATAATTTTACACGTGTTATTAAccgatttaaattttatacaataatatttttattctaataaaacagattataatatggaaaatattcatattttactTGGATTGATATGCTTAATCCGTTTTGTATAATTATGTTGGTATCGTAATCGTGTTAATAGATTacaatacaaaaatatttatattttacatgTATTAATATGTCTTATCTGTATATGATATGTTTGATCAATcttattaacaaattaaatcacattactcaatatatttaatcaatttaaactcatttattgaattgttaatattttaaaaatacatacAATAATCTTTGCTCAACAAGATTGGATAACGCTAACATTAATTATCAACCATATTGATAACCATTAAACTAATTCCTCCCATTatcaaaattgaaatgaaaaaaagaaactaaaaatgTCCCAAAAAAACAGTAACGAATGCAAATATTAAATCTCTACCTTTAAAAATGGTACTTAATATGTTCAAACCTTGctattatttgaattttctattttttaaattcaaaatatttaacacattttttaaaatttttttgaaggaTTCCAGTAGTAAAACGTAGGTAAAGGATCTGTTTTTAGATATATACCAATCAAGAAttctttcattctttatttattagcATAAAAAACACATGATAAAATTTTGGTATAAATCAGATGAATAGGAGGATAAGATTTGATATGCTCATTCTCGAGGATGAACGCTACCCACTCTTTTTTCGCGTGATATACGATGGATACATGTTATTTGATGCCAAGTCCTGTTACCAGAggaaaaaaatacaagtattTGATAGAAATAGTGAgaaataaatatgtttatttcCTCTCAAAtagttaaaagaaattaaaaacatattaataaaagaattGAATGGTGAAATATTAATctttatctttaaaattttatgatatttatacataatatcatttatttttattaataattaattaaaaagtttaGCATGtcattaaattgaaaaaaaaaataaagacattTAAAACTTGAGTAAAAATAGGGCCgacaattattttttctttttttgggaaGAACCAAAATTGGGGTAAGAGTAATTATAAAGTGCCATATTATTGAATAAAAGGATGGATTTTGGGATGTTTATTGACAGCTCAAAAATAGGTGGCCACCTGGTGGGCGGTGGCAACTGGGAAGCTAACTGGTGAACCAGAGGGTCGCAGCCCACAGTAGAAGAAAGGGTCCCAAACCCAGACCACGAAAAATCGGGAAAACAAGAGT from Theobroma cacao cultivar B97-61/B2 chromosome 9, Criollo_cocoa_genome_V2, whole genome shotgun sequence harbors:
- the LOC18588595 gene encoding probable chlorophyll(ide) b reductase NYC1, chloroplastic translates to MAAVTKLHLCTFQKDQHFCFEEQQRNWLKGGCFVRFPVITRNRNGVYVQRCRSFRGEDGGEVEEKEMESEGKYGDVKENKVKLEQGDGFWKSFRSSVFGVSKFGSQSQDEYEKAVAKVEEVFSSIAMQIGRYIVTMLSTGVILLTGFQLSGGDSQMNTLIWYSWVGGIIIGTMIGANMVLDEHCRAGPRNVVITGSTRGLGKALAREFLLSGDRVVVASRSPESVDMTIKELEENLKEGMTAGGSSSKNLKRAKVVGITCDVCDANDVEKLAKFAIDELGSVDIWINNAGTNKGFRPLLQFSDEDIKQIVSTNLVGSILCTREAMGIMKNQPKGGHIFNMDGAGSGGSSTPLTAVYGSTKCGLRQLHASLLKECKRSKVGIHTASPGMVLTDLLLSGSTIKNKQMFNIICELPETVARSLVPRMRVVKGTGKAINYLTPPRILLALVTAWLRQGRWFDEQGRALYAAEADRIRNWAENRTQFSFTDAMDMYTENTWVSVFSLSVVCAFIILSSTGSTYPGT